One part of the Cottoperca gobio chromosome 14, fCotGob3.1, whole genome shotgun sequence genome encodes these proteins:
- the slc6a7 gene encoding sodium-dependent proline transporter, producing the protein MQDESGKAALGSPAVASATTAQNSEHLNGHTVPQNGHNTTTTPALQPQCDSRAPSPAPTTVPIIPREQWGGKYEFLLSCIGYCVGLGNVWRFPYLCYRNGGGVFLIPYFIMLFVTGVPLFLMELSLGQYGAAGPITVWKCCPLLKGIGIGMLCVSILVCLYYNVIIAWTFYYLGSSFQSPLPWSCDAVANIGLCGNNTTNSSDKGLSPTEKFWNERVLGVVNSEGLHNPGPVRWPLALCLLAAWIIIFLCMLKGIRSSGKVVYVTATFPYLVLIVLIIRGATLEGSLQGIAFYLTPDWSRLANAQVWNDAASQVFYSLGIGVGGLLSMASYNKFDNNVIRDTLIITTGNCSTSFFAGFAIFSILGHMAWKKGVPVGEVADSGPGLAFVAYPEALALLPGSVFWSVMFFLMLFMLGVDTLFGNMEGITTAVMDEFPHLRTNQLHKSLFLGALCFSFYLMGLLLVTDGGIYWFTLIDSFSTSFGLIIITLFMCIGISFFYGVNQFCQDIIDMIQHCPSWCTKVLFYFKACWVFCTPFLLLLILTYIFIEMYNTSLHYGSYVYPRWGKALGVCMGATCCMQIPIWAIVAICKETGTLKDRFQKSIQPLNSWRVNNLNSTDRVEEHMDPERVEAPFTVTLTDMDFTAMRWETGSQA; encoded by the exons CGAGTCCTGCACCCACTACAGTTCCCATTATCCCAAGGGAGCAGTGGGGAGGGAAGTACGAGTTCCTGCTCTCCTGTATCGGATACTGTGTGGGACTGGGGAACGTGTGGCGGTTCCCGTACCTTTGCTATCGCAATGGAGGAG GTGTGTTTCTCATCCCCTACTTCATTATGCTCTTTGTTACGGGTGTGCCACTGTTCCTCATGGAGCTGAGTTTAGGCCAGTACGGAGCAGCCGGCCCCATCACTGTGTGGAAATGCTGCCCTCTGCTCAAAG GTATTGGCATCGGGATGCTCTGTGTGTCCATCCTGGTGTGTCTCTACTATAACGTCATTATAGCGTGGACGTTTTACTACCTGGGCAGCTCGTTCCAGAGCCCTCTGCCGTGGTCCTGTGACGCTGTAGCCAACATAGGTCTCTGTGGAAACAACACCACCAATAGCTCTGATAAAGGCCTCAGCCCTACAGAAAAGTTCTGGAA TGAGCGTGTGTTGGGTGTAGTAAATAGTGAGGGCCTCCACAACCCCGGCCCCGTCCGGTGGCCCCTAGCCCTGTGCCTCCTGGCTGCCTGGATCATCATCTTTCTGTGTATGCTCAAGGGCATCCGCAGCTCTGGCAAG GTGGTTTATGTGACAGCTACCTTCCCATACCTTGTGCTCATTGTTTTGATCATCAGAGGTGCTACACTGGAGGGCTCTCTTCAGGGCATTGCTTTCTACCTCACACCAGACTGGAGCCGATTAGCTAATGCACAG GTGTGGAATGACGCAGCCTCTCAGGTCTTCTACTCTTTAGGTATTGGAGTTGGAGGGCTTCTTTCAATGGCCTCTTACAATAAGTTTGACAACAATGTCATCAG GGACACTTTGATTATCACCACAGGAAACTGCAGCACCAGCTTCTTCGCAGGATTTGCTATATTCTCAATCCTGGGTCACATGGCATGGAAGAAGGGAGTGCCTGTTGGAGAGGTGGCCGATTCAG GTCCAGGGTTGGCCTTCGTTGCTTACCCAGAAGCCCTTGCTCTGCTGCCAGGCTCTGTCTTCTGGTCCGTTATGTTCTTCCTCATGCTCTTTATGCTGGGGGTCGATACGCTG TTTGGCAACATGGAGGGCATCACCACGGCCGTGATGGATGAGTTTCCGCACCTCAGAACAAACCAGCTGCACAAGTCCTTGTTCTTGGGCGCTCTGTGTTTTTCCTTCTACCTGATGGGTCTCCTGTTAGTGACTGAT GGAGGGATTTACTGGTTCACTCTCATTGACTCCTTCAGCACTAGTTTCggcctcatcatcatcaccctCTTCATGTGCATTGGCATTTCCTTCTTCTACG GAGTGAACCAGTTTTGTCAGGACATTATTGATATGATCCAACACTGCCCCTCCTGGTGCACCAAAGTGCTGTTCTACTTCAAAGCATGCTGGGTCTTCTGCACTCCATTTCTCCTGCTG TTAATCCTGACCTACATCTTCATTGAGATGTACAACACATCACTCCACTACGGCTCCTATGTGTATCCACGGTGGGGTAAAGCGCTGGGCGTGTGCATGGGAGCGACCTGCTGTATGCAGATCCCCATCTGGGCCATTGTGGCCATCTGCAAGGAAACTGGAACACTGAAAGAC CGTTTCCAGAAATCGATCCAACCTCTAAATTCCTGGAGGGTAAACAATTTGAACAGCACCGATAGAGTAGAGGAGCACATGGACCCCGAGAGGGTGGAGGCTCCGTTCACCGTCACGCTCACGGACATGGACTTTACTGCGATGAGGTGGGAGACGGGAAGCCAGGCGTGA
- the LOC115018959 gene encoding lysophosphatidic acid receptor 6-like, whose protein sequence is MLQSGLKMNNSTAQIQNAMGCNKSDDFKYPLYSSVFSVVFVIGLLFNMVAIYIFGCTLKLRNETTTYMINLVVSDSLFVLSLPFRIVYFIKRDWLFGSVLCKISVALFYTNMYGSILFLTCISVDRFLAIVHPFRSQAIRTRRNAKLACCTVWVLVLSGSVPTGFLLDTTSPKNANSSSNFCFENYSKMQWKAELSKVVVLIETVGFIIPLMLNVFCSMMVLRTLRKPQTISRGGSLNKTKVLRMIIVHLLIFCFCFIPYNFNLIFYALVRSNVLQGCYAEYIVRTIYPIALCIAVTNCCFDPVIYYFTSETIQSSIKRKSTIWNNGAKLFDRLYMDSSQSSPNTTPKSLTLRTLRSKPFDNESTV, encoded by the coding sequence ATGTTACAATctggtttaaaaatgaataacagCACCGCACAAATTCAAAATGCCATGGGTTGCAACAAGAGTGACGACTTCAAGTACCCTCTGTATAGCTCGGTTTTCAGCGTGGTGTTTGTAATTGGACTTTTATTCAACATGGTGGCCATCTACATATTTGGCTGTACACTGAAGCTGCGGAACGAGACCACGACATACATGATAAACCTTGTAGTTTCAGACTCTCTCTTCGTCCTGAGCCTGCCTTTTCGTATCGTTTACTTCATTAAACGAGATTGGCTGTTTGGAAGTGTGCTCTGCAAGATCTCTGTGGCCCTGTTCTACACCAACATGTACGGCAgcatcctcttcctcacctgCATCAGTGTTGACCGCTTCCTGGCCATCGTGCACCCATTCCGCTCCCAAGCAATTCGTACTAGGAGGAATGCTAAACTGGCCTGCTGTACAGTGTGGGTGTTGGTTCTGTCTGGAAGTGTACCCACTGGGTTCCTTTTGGACACCACTTCACCCAAAAATGCCAACTCCTCCTCCAACTTCTGCTTTGAAAACTACTCCAAAATGCAGTGGAAGGCTGAGCTGTCCAAGGTGGTGGTGTTAATTGAGACTGTGGGCTTCATCATCCCACTGATGCTCAATGTCTTCTGCTCGATGATGGTGCTACGGACACTGAGGAAACCCCAAACCATCAGTCGCGGAGGGAGCCTCAACAAGACAAAAGTCTTGAGGATGATCATCGTGCATCTTCTCatcttctgcttctgtttcatTCCCTACAATTTTAATCTCATTTTCTACGCCTTGGTCCGCTCCAATGTCCTACAGGGATGCTACGCAGAATATATAGTCAGAACCATCTACCCCATTGCTCTGTGCATAGCAGTGACCAACTGCTGTTTTGATCCAGTCATTTACTATTTCACTTCAGAGACCATTCAGAGCTCCATCAAACGCAAGTCCACAATATGGAACAACGGTGCCAAGCTATTCGACAGACTATACATGGACAGCTCACAAAGCAGTCCAAATACAACACCTAAAAGCCTGACCCTGCGGACTCTGAGATCCAAACCGTTTGACAATGAGTCTACAGTCTGA